From a region of the Besnoitia besnoiti strain Bb-Ger1 chromosome I, whole genome shotgun sequence genome:
- a CDS encoding ChAPs (Chs5p-Arf1p-binding proteins) protein (encoded by transcript BESB_010880), translated as MSRCVSDCREFVDVRGALLATRDAALIAGDFDGLGPPDLCCLEKLPKDGGSLASFFGTSQQDADLLPPNEGVLFCHYVLGLETSQPAAMAAYMYGLVARQEAATSWFGRKWQILGGVYCTFDVFHQVDIRVEVHLPPSAGWKSRFLSSSLAATASPGASGALHCYVFPSASSVFCRPSLRAPQPRPPTLCAEAAGSPSSRPSAFSFSSSPPPAPPRSRAPAAVVCRREHARDVRDLPPALWDAALLSALLRLEVPPVVHPSRCLVVFPLFEKAGKSREFVELATRFFASGDDLGLLPSIGQGTNALCEVLARHVLRTASVQKAVETLLSLQALSPLIHLHISRAYTRCRMFSLALSLLLRSIRSFPEEACFLRHQASVLLAKAREDARGDDAAGLESARGETDEGDTSAPWSLEPNSEGLPRETGAGRRARHALETGGPGATRRRGASAHLVQPSRMRGPSLSLFSVSPSGLPRLPAQRARGSPWGRLAVRAAEFAVSLSPTLFPFWLTLAEALRFCRAFAQALLALNAAPYVPLARPLYTKGLPPDIHRCEVTQPAHQRSGCFSFLLLPPVDDDFLPLAVCSASPSPAPAPSSPLPSSLPPSSPSAAAGLRKATSLHGLQERGEETGPRRDRATEREQYPREVYVSALAFLWEAERGETPPPHSDADARERLCPDSQAASSAQPTPSRSPKSLCPGEARTQSALSLARASPAASLHSSPSPAASPSSAGGHGNPEKSSGSGWDAASQAGSTGGVEPGRRAEACKDRVRPPSPPSASVSAASRFLNASGVVASEELGRALAARQGAAVSHPAASPLSAGEARRLPQASSLSPGSAGASEFASSLDHLSVCLKSSLGARLDYFERKAFQVLVKVQRDISLDLLVALASRLFLVARPLPDRLRWAAVRAPPPAGLRDAEPDRDDSDEPEGQSGDTRDAPERRRACGEPSGRRASQEPAACRAPEETAEGADRPAPRVDSSAEGNSNAGNGDSEGEKARRRHSACGNASLASSRGSRPSEQSAQRTASGSPSPAFLPSSPSLLHSAGGDGAAAADGTSSDGERAGPQCLPSCSLGSSLASSPGVSSFASCASSSAALGDGGAGERQHAARGASADNATPNLPLARSPREEEAARNKRAESDGRRERRERQRREEELNALRAWLDTQAPIRPEFLRRPQSKMLEKITRALESDLALLAQAQGSEEEEIRFFTSLSAWDPGTRSLVEKAGSFLVARGSLCYRLREWRSMCVSYGLALRLGLSCKASHMLLRYFARRGLPGEALRICSVTCLHVRHVCGEDLPALPFWMSAELAKLIDRVGVELVAASASQVPWHARHPAVESFIESRRRARAAEEALFN; from the exons ATGTCTCGGTGCGTGTCTGACTGCCGCGAGTTCGTCGACGTTCGGGGGGCACTCCTGGCGACTCGAGATGCCGCTTTGATTGCAG GAGACTTCGACGGCCTTGGCCCCCCCGATCTGTGCTGTCTCGAGAAACTGCCGAAAGATGGAGGGAGCTTGGCGAGCTTCTTCGGCACAAGCCAGCAGGACGCCGACCTCCTCCCCCCGAACGAGGGCGTCCTTTTCTGCCA CTACGTCCTTGGCCTCGAAAcgtcgcagccggcggcgatGGCTGCCTACATGTACGGACTCGtggcgaggcaggaggcggcgaccag CTGGTTCGGGCGCAAGTGGCAGATCCTTGGGGGAGTCTACTGCACCTTCGACGTCTTCCATCAGGTCGACATTCGCGTCGAAGTCCACCTGCCGCCTTCGGCCGGATGGAAgtcgcgtttcctctcgtcttcgctggcggcgacggcctcgccggGCGCCTCGGGGGCCCTCCACTGCTACGTGTTCCCTTCGGCCTCTTCCGTCTTTTgtcgtccttctcttcgGGCGCCTCAGCCCCGCCCGCCAACCCTCTgtgccgaggccgcgggctcgccgtcgtcgcgtccgtctgcgttttcgttctcctcgtctccgccgcctgcgcccccgcggtcgcgggcgccggcggcggttGTTTGCCGCCGGGAGCACGCCCGCGACGTGCGCGAccttccgccggcgctgtgggatgcggcgctgctttctgcgctgctgcgcttgGAAGTCCCGCCCGTGGTGCATCCGAGCCGGTGCCTGGTGGTTTTTCCGCTCTTCGAGAAGGCGGGCAAGAGCCGCGAGTTCGTGGAGCTTGCgacgcgcttcttcgcgtcggGAGACGACCTCGGTCTGCTGCCCTCGATCGGCCAGGGCACGAACGCGCTCTGCGAggtcctcgcgcgccacgtGCTCCGCACCGCCTCGGTGCAGAAAGCCGTCGAGacgcttctctcgctgcaggcgctctcgccgctcATCCACCTGCACATCTCGCGCGCCTACACTCGGTGCAGGATGTTTTCGCTCGCGCTTTCGCTGCTCCTGCGCAGCATCCGGTCCTTCCCTGAAGAGGCCTGTTTCCTGCGCCACCAGGCCAGCGTGCTGCTGGCGAAGGCACGCGAagacgcccgcggagacgacgccgcgggaCTAGAAAGCGCCCGAGGCGAGACGGACGAGGGAGACACGAGCGCGCCGTGGAGCCTGGAGCCCAACAGCGAAGGGCTCCCGCGCGAGACTGGGGCGGGGCGAAGGGCCCGTCATGCCTTGGAGACAGGCGGCCCTGGAGCGACACGTCGCCGTGGAGCGTCGGCGCACCTTGTGCAGCCCtcacgcatgcgcggaccctcgctttctcttttttctgtgtctccgtctggcctgccgcggctgccggcgcagcgagcgcgaggcagcccTTGGGGGCGATTGGCGGTGCGGGCTGCGGAGTTCGCGGTGAGCTTGTCCCCAACGCTGTTTCCCTTCTGGCTcacgctggcggaggcgcttcgtTTCTGTCGGGCGTTCGCccaggcgcttctcgcgctcaaCGCCGCCCCTTACGTCCCtctggcgcggccgctctACACGAAGGGCCTGCCGCCGGACATCCACCGGTGCGAGGTCACGCAGCCCGCGCACCAGCGCTCTGGGTGCTTCAGCTtcctgctgcttcctccggTCGACGACGacttccttcctctcgcggtctgctcggcttcgccgtcgcccgcccctgcgccctcttcgcctctcccgtcgtcgcttccgccgtcgtctccttcggctgcggccggtctgcggaaggcgacgagtcTCCACGGTCTccaggagcgaggcgaggagacaggcccgcgacgcgaccgcgcgacagagagggagcAATACCCGCGCGAGGTCTACGTTTCGGCGCTGGCCTTCCTCtgggaagcagagagaggcgagacgccccccccgcacagcgacgccgacgcgcgagagcggctgTGCCCAGACTCGCaggcggcctcgagcgcgcaGCCAACGCCTTCGCGGTCGCCAAAGAGTCTGTGCCCAGGGGAGGCCCGCACGCAAAGCGCActgtctctggcgcgcgcgtctccggctGCTTCACTTCAttcttcgccctcccccgccgcgagcccgtcTTCGGCTGGCGGTCACGGGAACCCGGAGAAGTCCAGCGGAAGCGGCTGGGACGCCGCGAGCCAGGCAGGCTCCACCGGCGGAGTAGAGcctgggcgacgcgcggaggcatGCAAAGACCGTGTAAGGCCTCcatcgcctccctccgcgtctgtctccgctgcctcgcgtttctTGAATGCGTcgggcgtcgtcgccagTGAAGAGCTTGGAAGAGCTCTCGCAGCTCGCCAAGGCGCCGCGGTGAGCCAcccggctgcctcgcctctgtcggctggcgaggcgcggcgcctgcctcaggcttcctctctctctccgggttctgcgggcgcgagtgagttcgcgtcttctctagACCACCTGAGCGTGTGTCTGAAGTCTTCGCTGGGCGCGCGTCTGGACTACTTCGAGCGGAAAGCCTTTCAAGTTCTAGTCAAAGTCCAACGCGACATCTCGCTCGACCTGcttgtcgcgctcgcctcgcggctcttcctcgtcgcccgtcCCCTTCCCGACCGCCTCCGCtgggcggcggtgcgcgctcccccccctgccggcctgcgcgacgcagagccagACAGGGATGACTCAGACGAGCCCGAAGGCCAGTCGGGGGACACACGCGACGCCCctgagcggcgccgcgcatgcggagagccaagcggacggcgcgccagccaggAGCCGGCGGCTTGTCGAGCCCCCGAAGAGACagccgaaggcgcagaccGACCTGCACCGCGTGTTGATTCCTCTGCGGAAGGCAACTCGAACGCTGGAAACGGAGACTCCGAGGGGGAAaaggcccgccgccgacACTCCGCGTGTGGAaacgcgtctctcgcctccagtCGAGGCTCTCGCCCTTCGGAGCAATCCGCACAGCGGACGGCCTCTGGatctccgtcgcccgcgttTCTGCCGTCTTCaccgtcgctgctgcactCTGCGGGGGGGgatggcgctgcagccgccgacggcaCTAGCAGCGACGGTGAGCGTGCCGGGCCTCAGTGCCTGCCGTCCTGCTCTTTGGgctcgtctctcgcttcctccccgggcgtctcttcgttcgcttcctgcgcatcgtcttctgccgcgcTGGGGGATGGCGGCGCGGGTGAGCGACAgcacgcagcgcgcggagcgtcCGCGGACAACGCAACACCCAATCTGCCGCTCGCGAGGTcgccgagggaggaagaggccgcgcggaacaagcgcgcagagagcgacgggcggagagaaaggcgcgaaAGACAACGACGAGAGGAAGAACTCAATGCGCTCCGCGCGTGGCTCGACACACAGGCGCCGATTCGACCGGAGTTTCTGCGGAGGCCTCAGTCCAAGATGCTGGAGAAAATCACGCGG gcgctggaaaGCGATCTCGCGCTGCTTGCGCAGGCCcaaggcagcgaagaggaagaaattCGTTTCTTCACGAGCTTGTCGGCCTGGGACCCCGGCACTCGCAGTCTCGTTGAGAAGGCGGGATCCTTCTTGGTGGCGAG AGGTTCGCTCTGTTACCGGCTCCGCGAGTGGCGCAGCATGTGCGTCTCCTacggcctcgcgcttcgcctcgggCTCTCATGCAAG GCGAGCCACATGCTGCTGCGGTACTttgcgcggcgaggccttccAGGGGAGGCACTCCGCATTTGCTCAGTCACGTGCCTGCACGTGCGGCACGTCTGCGGCGAAGACCTTCCTGCGTTGCCTTTCTGGATGTCCGCAGAACTCGCCAAGCTCATTGACCG cgTCGGCGTTGAGCTCGTGGCTGCCAGCGCGAGCCAGGTGCCTTGGCACGCCAGACACCCCGCAGTCGAGAGTTTCATCGAAAGCCGGCGCAGAgctcgagctgcagaggaggcgtTGTTCAACTGA